A genomic stretch from Falco cherrug isolate bFalChe1 chromosome 3, bFalChe1.pri, whole genome shotgun sequence includes:
- the DGAT1 gene encoding diacylglycerol O-acyltransferase 1 isoform X2, translating to MGDRGALVGGARRRRGGGSAARSGPAPAPGDGGGCDDPGGDFRCHKVQESLLSSASGYSNYRGILNWCVVMLVLSNARLFLENLIKYGILVDPIQVVSLFLKDPYSWPSLCLVIVANVFVVVALALERRLAAGSLSEGTGTALHALNLLAILCFPAGVVLMVTSITPVGAVFALAIYTVIFLKLFSFRDVNKWCRERREVKTAPLGPGDSTATAGARKANGEVGKSGVTYPANLTYRNLYYFLFAPTLCYELNFPRSPRVRKRFLLRRLFEMLFFIQLLVGLIQQWMVPTIQNSMKPFRDMDYSRIIERLLKLAVPNHLIWLIFFYWFFHSCLNVVAEVMQFGDREFYRDWWNSESVTYFWQNWNIPVHKWCLRHFYKPLLKWGTSKWAAQTAVFLASAFFHEYLVSVPLKMFRLWAFMGMAAQIPLAWFVSKFLRGNYGNAAVWMSLIIGQPIAVLMYVHDYYVLNYEGNQ from the exons ATGGGCGACCGCGGCGCGCTGGTGgggggggcccggcggcggcgcggggggggctCGGCGGCGCGGTCCGGACCCGCTCCCGCTCCGGGCGACGGCGGCGGCTGCGATGACCCCGGTGGAGACTTCAG GTGTCACAAGGTGCAGGAATCTCTGCTGAGCTCGGCCAGTGGCTACAGCAACTACCGGGGCATCCTCAACTGGTGTGTGGTGATGCTG gTCTTGAGCAATGCTCGGCTCTTCCTGGAAAACCTCATCAA GTACGGGATCCTGGTGGACCCCATCCAGGTGGTCTCCCTCTTCCTCAAAGACCCCTACAGCTGGCCCTCCCTCTGCCTGGTCATTG TAGCCAACGTCTTTGTGGTGGTGGCCCTGGCCCTGGAGAGACGGCTGGCTGCG GGCTCCCTCTCGGAGGGCACAGGGACTGCCCTGCATGCCCTCAACCTCCTGGCCATCCTCTGCTTCCCTGCCGGCGTCGTACTCATGGTCACCTCCATCACCCCAG tgggAGCAGTCTTCGCCCTGGCCATCTACACTGTCATCTTCCTCAAGCTCTTCTCCTTCAGGGATGTCAATAAGTGGTGtagggagaggagggaggtgAAAACAGCACCCCTGGGCCCTGGGGACAGCACTGCCACAG CAGGGGCCCGGAAAGCCAACGGGGAGGTGGGGAAGAGTGGGGTCACCTACCCGGCCAACCTCACCTACAGAA ATCTCTACTACTTTCTCTTTGCGCCCACCCTGTGCTACGAGTTGAACTTTCCCCGCTCCCCCCGTGTCCGCAAGCGCTTCCTTCTCCGGCGCCTCTTTGAGATG ctcttcttcatccagctgctggtggggctgaTCCAGCAG TGGATGGTGCCCACGATCCAGAACTCCATGAAGCCCTTTCGG GACATGGATTATTCCCGGATCATCGAGCGGCTCCTGAAGCTGGCT GTCCCCAACCACCTTATCTGGCTCATCTTCTTCTACTGGTTCTTCCACTCTTGCCTGAATGTGGTGGCTGAAGTGATGCAGTTTGGGGACCGGGAATTTTACAGGGACTGGTG GAACTCTGAGTCGGTGACCTATTTCTGGCAGAACTGGAACATCCCAGTGCACAAGTGGTGTCTCAG GCACTTCTACAAGCCCTTGCTGAAGTGGGGGACCAGCAAGTGGGCAGCCCAGACGGCTGTTTTCCTGGCGTCTGCCTTCTTCCACGAG TACTTGGTGAGCGTCCCCCTGAAGATGTTCCGGCTCTGGGCGTTCATGGGGATGGCAGCTCAG ATCCCACTGGCCTGGTTCGTCTCCAAGTTCCTCAGGGGTAACTACGGGAACGCGGCAGTCTGGATGTCCCTGATCATCGGGCAACCCATCGCTGTCCTCATGTACGTGCACGATTACTACGTGCTCAACTATGAAGGCAACCAGTGA
- the DGAT1 gene encoding diacylglycerol O-acyltransferase 1 isoform X1, with protein sequence MGDRGALVGGARRRRGGGSAARSGPAPAPGDGGGCDDPGGDFRCHKVQESLLSSASGYSNYRGILNWCVVMLVLSNARLFLENLIKYGILVDPIQVVSLFLKDPYSWPSLCLVIVANVFVVVALALERRLAAGSLSEGTGTALHALNLLAILCFPAGVVLMVTSITPVGAVFALAIYTVIFLKLFSFRDVNKWCRERREVKTAPLGPGDSTATAAGARKANGEVGKSGVTYPANLTYRNLYYFLFAPTLCYELNFPRSPRVRKRFLLRRLFEMLFFIQLLVGLIQQWMVPTIQNSMKPFRDMDYSRIIERLLKLAVPNHLIWLIFFYWFFHSCLNVVAEVMQFGDREFYRDWWNSESVTYFWQNWNIPVHKWCLRHFYKPLLKWGTSKWAAQTAVFLASAFFHEYLVSVPLKMFRLWAFMGMAAQIPLAWFVSKFLRGNYGNAAVWMSLIIGQPIAVLMYVHDYYVLNYEGNQ encoded by the exons ATGGGCGACCGCGGCGCGCTGGTGgggggggcccggcggcggcgcggggggggctCGGCGGCGCGGTCCGGACCCGCTCCCGCTCCGGGCGACGGCGGCGGCTGCGATGACCCCGGTGGAGACTTCAG GTGTCACAAGGTGCAGGAATCTCTGCTGAGCTCGGCCAGTGGCTACAGCAACTACCGGGGCATCCTCAACTGGTGTGTGGTGATGCTG gTCTTGAGCAATGCTCGGCTCTTCCTGGAAAACCTCATCAA GTACGGGATCCTGGTGGACCCCATCCAGGTGGTCTCCCTCTTCCTCAAAGACCCCTACAGCTGGCCCTCCCTCTGCCTGGTCATTG TAGCCAACGTCTTTGTGGTGGTGGCCCTGGCCCTGGAGAGACGGCTGGCTGCG GGCTCCCTCTCGGAGGGCACAGGGACTGCCCTGCATGCCCTCAACCTCCTGGCCATCCTCTGCTTCCCTGCCGGCGTCGTACTCATGGTCACCTCCATCACCCCAG tgggAGCAGTCTTCGCCCTGGCCATCTACACTGTCATCTTCCTCAAGCTCTTCTCCTTCAGGGATGTCAATAAGTGGTGtagggagaggagggaggtgAAAACAGCACCCCTGGGCCCTGGGGACAGCACTGCCACAG CAGCAGGGGCCCGGAAAGCCAACGGGGAGGTGGGGAAGAGTGGGGTCACCTACCCGGCCAACCTCACCTACAGAA ATCTCTACTACTTTCTCTTTGCGCCCACCCTGTGCTACGAGTTGAACTTTCCCCGCTCCCCCCGTGTCCGCAAGCGCTTCCTTCTCCGGCGCCTCTTTGAGATG ctcttcttcatccagctgctggtggggctgaTCCAGCAG TGGATGGTGCCCACGATCCAGAACTCCATGAAGCCCTTTCGG GACATGGATTATTCCCGGATCATCGAGCGGCTCCTGAAGCTGGCT GTCCCCAACCACCTTATCTGGCTCATCTTCTTCTACTGGTTCTTCCACTCTTGCCTGAATGTGGTGGCTGAAGTGATGCAGTTTGGGGACCGGGAATTTTACAGGGACTGGTG GAACTCTGAGTCGGTGACCTATTTCTGGCAGAACTGGAACATCCCAGTGCACAAGTGGTGTCTCAG GCACTTCTACAAGCCCTTGCTGAAGTGGGGGACCAGCAAGTGGGCAGCCCAGACGGCTGTTTTCCTGGCGTCTGCCTTCTTCCACGAG TACTTGGTGAGCGTCCCCCTGAAGATGTTCCGGCTCTGGGCGTTCATGGGGATGGCAGCTCAG ATCCCACTGGCCTGGTTCGTCTCCAAGTTCCTCAGGGGTAACTACGGGAACGCGGCAGTCTGGATGTCCCTGATCATCGGGCAACCCATCGCTGTCCTCATGTACGTGCACGATTACTACGTGCTCAACTATGAAGGCAACCAGTGA